The DNA window TCGTGACGGTTTTCATGGGTCAGACTCCCAGGTTGTGTGAAAGATAGGCGCCGAGCGCCGTGCCCAGCATGGACAAGACAACGGACAGAACCACGTAGAGCCCGGCCTTGGCCGCCTCGCCGTTTTCAATCAGGGTCAGTGTTTCCAACGAAAAGGTGGAAAACGTGGTGTAGGTGCCGACACCACCCGTGAGGATGCCGGTACGCATGGCCGGGCTGATGGCGGCGTACTTCAGGGTTTCATAAAACAGGAAGCCCATCAGGAACGACCCCAGCGCATTGATCGACAGGGTGGCGAAGGGGAACGACCTCCCCAGCGAGCGTTGCACGACGAGGGTGTGTCCGTAGCGGCTGAAGGCGCCGATGAGCGCGAAGATCGCGATGTAGAGGAATGTCA is part of the Thiomonas sp. X19 genome and encodes:
- the crcB gene encoding fluoride efflux transporter CrcB, which produces MTFLYIAIFALIGAFSRYGHTLVVQRSLGRSFPFATLSINALGSFLMGFLFYETLKYAAISPAMRTGILTGGVGTYTTFSTFSLETLTLIENGEAAKAGLYVVLSVVLSMLGTALGAYLSHNLGV